Part of the Companilactobacillus zhachilii genome is shown below.
TACTAGAGGCCCTTTTGTCATATACTAATTATTTCCTCTAATTTGTGCATCAGAAGGTTTGATTGTATCACGGCCATCAGCACGAGCATTCTTGATAGCGCGGATAATATCATTGTCACTCCAAGCACCAACTGTTTTAACACCTTGGTCAGTCAATTGTTGTCTAGCCTTAGCAATATCGTCGTCAGTGATTTCCTTACCTTGACCTTTACGTGATTCGATATCGAAGTCACCCTTGGCAGCCGGATTGTTGCTTTGGTCATCGGAACTATTGTTGGAATTACTATCAGAATTTGTATCAGTACTATTATCATCAGTCTTAGTTTCGTCAGTTGCGTTAACAGCTGTGGCTGGTAATGAATCTAATAAAGTTCTAGCTTGAGCATAAATGTCTGAGTAATACTTGCCCTTGATACCTTTAAATTTCGTAACTTGTTCTAACAATGAACGAGCTTGGTCGTCTGAACCAGACTTGATCATTGCCTTAGCGTTCTTAATATCGAGTTTAAAGTTACTACGGTTACGTTGAATCTTAGTAACTTGAGAAAGCATTGACTTAGCTTTAGAAATCATCTTCTTATTACCATTGTCCTGATCTTTGGCAATAGTCAAAGCGTCCTTAGCATCAGAAAAGTGACGTTTATTCATCAATTTCTTAGCTTTTACCAAATTAGTAGCTTGTTTCTTTGAAGCAGTAGCTTTGTCAGTCTTCTTAGCTTTAACTGCTGATTCAAAATAATCAGCCGCCTTAGAATAGTTTTCGTCGTTAACGGCGTCATTTCCCTTAGTCATTTCAGTCTTGTAAGCAGAACTGTTGTCACTAGACTTGCTTGATGATGCAGAATTGCTGCAGCCGGCTAGGATAAGAGCCAAACCCGTTGTTGCGAGTAATAATGCTTTTTTCATTTTTAAATTCCTCCATTGAATACTGCAAAGATTATAACATGTTAGAGAAATTGTGGAAAATATGCCGCCAGAGAGTGCCAGCAACTAAGCCAGCTGTGGGACCGACCTGAGCCAAGGTCTCAGGTCTCGGTTTTGAGCCTTGCAAAAACCGCAAGTCTCAAAACACGTCCGTTATGTAATGGCTAAAGCTATTACATAACTTTTACGGCTGGCTTAGTTGCTGGCACTCTCCGGCTAGGTTATCTGTTGGTTTATTGGATATCTTAGAATGTAATGTGTCGAATTTCTTTGTTTATGTATGATTTTTGAGTGAAAATAATCCAATTTCTTCTATATAAGTAATTATTGTCCTTAGCCCTTGAACTCATTTGAATTTAAAAATGCAGTAGCAGATATTAATACCAATCATCTTCTATCCACAAATGAGAAACAGAAAACCCTAATCCTTAAAGACCCTAGCCAGTGGTTGTGTGAGATGAAGTCAGCAGTGACAGTGGAGTTAGAGCTTCAGCTCTTACTCCACGGACGACTTTTGAGATTCGCGGTTTATGCGAAGCTCAAAATCGAGGCGCGAGACCTTGGCTCGCACCGGTCCCACAGCAGACTTCATCTCACACAACCACAAGCGGCATACATAATATAACAAAAAAATAAAAAAGTTTTTCCGTTTTGAAGACCCCCAAACGTTACTATCTATGTAAGTTACTTAACGGCCGAAAGTTCTTACAAAAAAATAACAAGAAAACGAGGATCAGAAAAATGAGCTGGAAGAAAACTGCTGTTAACATCACTATGGGAAATGAAAAGTATCCAAAAGGTATCAAAGTTATTCGATTTAACAACATCGTGGAAGATCCAACTAAGGAACAAATTCAAATGTTCGCTGAAGGACTAGTCTTATTGTCAGATGGAGATTCATATCTAGGTTCAGAAATCGTTAAATACACACAACAAAGTGCAAAGTAGAGGAGAATAACTGATGAAAAAATTACAATTGCGTTTTAAGACTGCTGAGGGTCACAAGAAAAACTTGGTTCTAAACTATGTCAAAGCTGATTTAACTCCCGAAGAAGTAAAGGCCGGGATGTCCAAAATCAGTACCAGTAACCTTTTTGAACAAAATACTGTTCAACTTTACAAAGAAATACTTGGTGCCAGCTATATTGAACGCATTGAAACCAAAGCTTTATAAAATTGTTCAGTATTTAGATAAAATTATTAAAATATTTAAGGGATAAACCTTGAGCCTACGTCTTATTTCGACTAGAATAAGAGTAGGCTCTTTTGGGTGAACTAGAAGTTGTAAACAACACGTTGGAATAACGGCTGTAATAAATTTGTAATTTTAAGGTTGACATTGGTCAAAAAAGAGCAATTTACGTACAGTTATTTGGATAAATATTACAGAATTGTGATATTTAATACAAAAATGTTACAAAAACGTAGAGTTTATAATTTAGAGTTGATTCATAAGCCAGAGTTTCATATAATGGTTGTCAGTGGGATAGCCCCACGACAATTAAAATAATAAATTCTTGTAGTCCAGGGGAGGATTAACATTGAAAAAATCTATTAAATATGCAGGAATCGCTGCTGCAACACTTCTAACTGTTGCACCTATCGCTGCTCCTGTTGTTTCACAAGCTGCAGGAACACCAGCTGCTGATACTACAGTAAATAAAAATGCTGACCAAAGTGATGTTGATAAGGCCGTTACAGACTTTACAAATCAATTCGGTGACAGAGATTCAGATGACGTTACACTAACTGATAACACTGCTTTAGGTGAAGCTAATGCAACAGATATCACAACTTTCCAAGGTATTACAAATGGTATCATTAAAACAGCTACTACTGCTGATAAATTAACACTTCTTAATGACGCTAACCAAGATGCACAAGTATATTACACAATTACTGATGCAAAGGGTAACCTTTACGACGGTGGTGTAAATGGTGGAACTTTCGACCAATACAATACTGCTGCTAGTGATGACAACTATTTGCCAGCAACTGTTAACGTTTATATGAAGTATAAGAACCTTTCAGATGGTAAGTTTGGTTCATTTAGCAAAGTTGCAACATTTAAGATTAATGCAACTAATGATAACGAATTGAAGACAGTTAATGCTAAGTTCACAACACCTATGAATGTTGCTAAGAACTCAAAAACAGCTGCTACTAGATTAGTTAATGCTGCTAATGTTTCACTTCTTGACCAAGATGGTAACTCATTAGCTACTAAATCAGTTTCAATTCCTGATGGCTATTACTACACTTACAGTGCAGCAATGGACGCAGCCAAAACTCAACCAGTAACTGGTCTTGGTAATGTAACTACATCAGATATTAGCCAAAACGATGCTAAAACAGCTACTGATGAATTCAAGACAGCTGGTACTTATTACCAAACTGTTACATATGAAGCAAAGGCTAACTCAGCATTACAAACAATGCTACAAAAGTTCACTACTGACCCAACAGGTTACACTGTACTTGTAAATGGTAAAAAAGCAGCATCAGGTTATGACTTTGTAACTTCTGGTGACACAATTACATTTGTACGTGCTATCAATGTTTCTGATAATGAAGCACAATGGACAACTACTGATACTACTGGTGTTGTTACAACTAAGAGTGATTCAGCATACTACACATTGAAGAATGACGAAGGCAATACTATTACAAACCGTGCTCTTGCAAAGAACTCAGCTTGGAAGACAAATGCCGTACGTACAGACCAAAATGGTAACAAACAATACCGTGTTGGTGCTAGCGAATGGATCGACGCTAACGATGTAACATTCTCAGACAAGGCTACTGATGGTAATACTGAAGGTGCTTACACTGACGTTACTGATGTTACAAACATGAAAGTTAACTTAGCTGCTCCATCATCATTCATCTACATGCTTTACAATGATGAAGGCAAACAAGTTACTTCACGTGCTTTGAGTGGTGACTCAAACTGGGCAGTTGACAAGAAGGCTGTAAATGCTGACGGTGTTACTGTTTACCGTGTTGCTACAAACGAATGGGTACAAGCTGGTACAGGTGTTAGCTTTATTGCTAGATAATTAATCTGTGTTAATTGTACTAATTAAAAGGAATTCACTTAGGTGAATTCCTTTTTTTTGCTTAATTTTGTTTTAAAAACTGGTAGTAATATGGCGTTAACGTTTGTTGTGTTTTAAACTTGAAGTAGGTCAAATTAAAAGGGAGTTTTTGTATGACACATAAGTTGAGAAAACTTTGCTTATTATTTCTAAGCTTAGTTTTGGTTCTGGGAACAGTTTTATCTTTGAATATCAGCAATGTTAAAGCTGCTGATCAAAGTAATAATGGGAATGCCAAGTTAGTAATTGGTACTTTGAAGAACACTTCTGCAATGCCTCTGATTATGGCAGACAGTAGTGGTGCATTTTCAAAGAATAATATTACAGCAGAGGTTAAAGTTTATAATTCCAATAAGGAATTGAACCAAGCTGTTAAGGATGGATCAATAAACTTTGCAACAACTGACTTAGTTAATTATGCGGCTGTTTCAAAGTCTAATAAAGATTGGAAGGTAATGGGAACACTACCTGGATATCACGGCTTAGTTGCTAACAAGAAGTATAGTAAAGTTAAGAATCTTAAGGGTAAGACAATTGCCATTGATAAGAAGGATTCATCTAAGCAATATTTAAAGGCGGTTCTTAAAAAGAATAAGCTTAAGTATTCAAGTATCAAGGTTAAGCAAATTGATGCTGCCAGTGAACGTGTATCAGCTTTAAACGATAAGAAAATTGCTGCAGCTGTGGTAGAAGATCCTTATATTAGCCAAGCTAAAGGAACTGGTAACAAGATTCTTAATTGTCAAAAGATGAATGCCGATAACGGTAATGTTATGATTACTAATAAGAAATTTGCAAACTCTAATACATCATCAACTAATATCCTAGTCGATGTGGTAAACGATGAGATCTCAAAGATTAATAAAATGGGATATGCCGCCGCTACTCCAGCATTACAAAAGTTTGAAATTACTGATGAGAAGAGTGCTAAGTATATAACCGATTTGGATGTTTCTTTTAAGAAGATGCATCGTGTTAAGAAGTCTGATTTTAACAAGGCATTTAAGTATGCTAAGGCACAAAAGCTTTACAAAGGTAAAATTAGTTACAAGAAGAGTTTTTTGAAAGTTAAAGAAATTACTAACAAAAAGTAAATATTGTTTTTCATAATGAGAATCGAGATAAGTAAGGTATCAGATAACTTGATTCCAATAAAAAAATGGCCCTCTTTAGTCGACTTGAGTGAATCAAGAAATTAAAGAGGGCTTTTTTATTTTGAGAGTTACAGTGTGATTTCTGTTGTTTATAAATTGAATCTAATAGTGATTATGCAACATAGTAACACTAATGTATATTTTCTTATGTAAGCCATTAATGTGTAGAAAAATTGCAAGAATAGTAAAGTGCTGTACTAAAAATATAAATATGTAGGACTACATGATGAACATAATAAAAGAGATAAAAGAAATAATAGGTTTAATCACTTCAGAGGAAGCGTCGTATATTTTATTTTCTATTGCCCTTGTTAAAAGTGTGTTTTATAAAAAACTTGATTCAGTTACCGTTTATTATTTTTTTTCTAATCGGGATAGAAAGGCCTTTTTTCAAATTTTAGACTTTATATATACACCGGATATTTTTTGGAAGGTGGTTATAACTCTATTAGTTATTTGTATAATAATGTACTTGCTTATCCATACTAAAGTATATGATTTATTACCTAATCCAATTGAATTGACCAGTGGTAAAACAAAGTCTTGGAATTACATTAGTGCGATTAGAAGATTATCTAGGATACTTTTGGATTATCTCACTATTTGGTGGAGATGGTATTTTGTATTAAATGTTATGTTTAATCGAAGAATCTCCATCCAAAAATGGATTGTTCATGTTAATAAGATTACTAGTTTTGAAACTGGATTTAAAGGTACGATGACTTTATTAATTATTTTAAATATTTGTTTGCTTGTTTGTTTTACTATATCTAAATTATTTTCTAATACTACTGAAACAATTAGAGTCGGGATAGATGAGGATGAATTAAGCATGTTTGTTTGCTTAGATTCTTTTGAACTTGATGATAAAGCTATTTTTATTTTTAAAAGTAGGTATTTAGTAAACTGTAAATATTATTTAGCTATCAAACAAATAGATATTGTTGAAAGTATTCATTCTGCTAATTATTCCCCAGACACTAGAATATCGAAGAGTTATTCGGTTGAAAATGAATCCTTAAATTTAGATGACATTAAGTTACAGTTTGAAAGTATTAAAAATAGGAGAATTCCAATTCCACGAGATTATGATTGATAAAAGACATATTTGTATGAATTTTGGAATGATTATTATCTTTCAGAAGAATTAGTGCTGAATTCATATAGTATATAAGTTCCTCATAACTCGGCATTTACAAAAATATAGTTTTATTTATTAAATTTGAATAGTATAGTCTCCACTTATGCTTTTGTTATTTGTCATTTAACATTAATTGTAATTTATGTTAAATGGAATTTTGAGGAAACACAAGCAGTTTAAATATATAATAATATACAGTAGGTTCCCATTAGGATATGTTTTTATAGAAAGGAGAATTAGTGCTCCATAAATGAGAGAAAGAAAAATTGTTTTAATATTCTATAGGGATAAGAACCACATTAAATTATCACAGTCTCCCTTATGAAACAAAACTATCTTTGAAGGAAATATATATGGAAAATGATATAGAAATTAGAAATAAATTGGATATTTCAAAGCCCCCTTTTTATGAGTATTTGCTAGAGTATATTGATGTTATAGCTCAAGTTTTACTTTGGACAA
Proteins encoded:
- a CDS encoding DUF2922 domain-containing protein, coding for MKKLQLRFKTAEGHKKNLVLNYVKADLTPEEVKAGMSKISTSNLFEQNTVQLYKEILGASYIERIETKAL
- a CDS encoding ABC transporter substrate-binding protein, with amino-acid sequence MTHKLRKLCLLFLSLVLVLGTVLSLNISNVKAADQSNNGNAKLVIGTLKNTSAMPLIMADSSGAFSKNNITAEVKVYNSNKELNQAVKDGSINFATTDLVNYAAVSKSNKDWKVMGTLPGYHGLVANKKYSKVKNLKGKTIAIDKKDSSKQYLKAVLKKNKLKYSSIKVKQIDAASERVSALNDKKIAAAVVEDPYISQAKGTGNKILNCQKMNADNGNVMITNKKFANSNTSSTNILVDVVNDEISKINKMGYAAATPALQKFEITDEKSAKYITDLDVSFKKMHRVKKSDFNKAFKYAKAQKLYKGKISYKKSFLKVKEITNKK